The proteins below come from a single Euleptes europaea isolate rEulEur1 chromosome 5, rEulEur1.hap1, whole genome shotgun sequence genomic window:
- the CH25H gene encoding cholesterol 25-hydroxylase yields MSNWTAPGLDGTRLLLQPLWEALLAREPLLKSPFFPALFSFAAYLACCAPFAALDGLQAILPALRKYKIQPLGAPSLAAVAACLARSLRDHLTGIFPVTLAHWYWRAGSLPQRAPELPRLLLDLLAGLLLFDFLSFLWHLLHHRVPWLYRTFHKAHHRHVATFALSTQDSSLWELLWLGFFAAAVPVLLGCHPMTELAFFVANIWLSVEDHSGYDLPWSTHRLVPFGLYGGAVHHDLHHLKFRFNYAPYFTHWDRLFGTLARAAGEHPAPAKLAKDLSSSRSFSKG; encoded by the coding sequence ATGAGCAACTGGACGGCGCCCGGGCTGGACGGGACCCGGCTGCTCCTGCAGCCGCTCTGGGAGGCCCTCCTGGCGCGGGAGCCCCTGCTGAAGTCGCCCTTCTTCCCCGCCCTCTTCAGCTTCGCCGCCTACCTGGCCTGCTGCGCGCCCTTCGCGGCGCTGGACGGCCTCCAGGCCATCCTGCCGGCCCTGCGGAAGTACAAGATCCAGCCGCTGGGGGCGCCCTCCTTGGCGGCCGTGGCGGCCTGCCTGGCGCGCAGCCTCCGCGACCACCTCACCGGCATCTTCCCCGTCACCCTGGCCCACTGGTACTGGAGGGCGGGCAGCTTGCCCCAGAGGGCCCCCGAGCTGCCCCGCCTCCTGCTGGACCTCCTGGCCGGCCTGCTGCTCTTCGACTTCCTCTCCTTCCTGTGGCACCTGCTCCACCACCGCGTGCCCTGGCTCTACAGGACCTTCCACAAGGCGCACCACCGGCACGTGGCCACCTTCGCCCTCAGCACCCAGGACTCCAGCCTGTGGGAGCTGCTGTGGCTGGGCTTCTTCGCCGCCGCCGTCCCTGTGCTGCTCGGGTGCCACCCCATGACGGAGCTGGCCTTCTTCGTGGCCAACATTTGGCTCTCCGTGGAGGACCACTCGGGCTACGACCTGCCGTGGTCGACCCACAGGCTGGTCCCCTTCGGGCTGTACGGGGGAGCCGTGCACCATGATCTCCACCACCTGAAGTTCAGGTTCAACTATGCGCCGTACTTCACGCACTGGGATCGGCTGTTTGGGACCCTCGCCCGGGCGGCGGGGGAACATCCTGCACCTGCAAAGCTGGCCAAAGACTTAAGTTCTTCAAGATCTTTCTCCAAAGGCTGA